A window of Planctomycetaceae bacterium contains these coding sequences:
- a CDS encoding sulfatase: protein MLLLLLLLLAGTMDSRVHGGERPNIVFILADDLSWADPGCYGHPWHQTPNLDRLAKDGMRFTNAYSAAPICSASRASILTGKTPARLHFEFVTKNEPGTQKLDAPVPMLAPPFTLNLSLEERTIAEVLNEEGYRTAFFGKWHLNTHYRRYLGWSPTHGPARQGFQIAEEDFGSHPYAWGKTPPQSIEVSGSFAEDSMIDRTIQFISRDHKQPFFVMASQFYVHTPVRTQCKWLLEKYEALVPADSPNRRNRVAYAAFVEELDDRVGRILTALDTANLRERTLVVFTSDNGGHPEYTANGPLRGSKWNLYEGGIRVPMIVRWPGHVMPGAVCELPVSGTDLQATFAEVGGREISDAVIRHTDGSSIVGALSGGDEWLDRDLIWHFPYYHPEAGYAVAPDRIGIDDFVTSRTHPHSAIRRGNWKLIYFHENDRVELYDLKSDISEQNDLSDENELLADQLRRRLLLGLKNMDARFPSRIVR, encoded by the coding sequence ATGTTGCTGTTACTGTTGCTGTTGCTGGCCGGGACAATGGATTCCCGGGTGCATGGCGGCGAGCGGCCGAACATCGTTTTCATTCTTGCGGACGATCTTAGTTGGGCGGATCCCGGTTGCTATGGGCACCCGTGGCATCAGACTCCGAATCTGGATCGGCTTGCGAAGGACGGGATGCGTTTCACGAATGCCTATTCGGCGGCTCCCATTTGTTCTGCTTCTCGAGCTTCTATTCTGACGGGGAAGACACCTGCTCGTTTGCATTTCGAATTCGTAACGAAGAATGAGCCCGGCACTCAGAAGCTTGATGCACCTGTGCCGATGTTGGCTCCACCTTTCACGCTGAATTTATCTCTGGAGGAACGGACAATTGCCGAGGTTCTGAATGAAGAAGGATACCGGACTGCATTCTTTGGCAAATGGCATCTGAACACACATTATCGGCGGTACCTTGGCTGGAGTCCGACGCATGGCCCGGCTCGTCAGGGCTTTCAGATCGCAGAGGAAGATTTTGGCAGTCATCCCTATGCCTGGGGAAAGACGCCACCTCAGAGCATCGAGGTATCGGGAAGTTTTGCGGAGGATTCAATGATTGATCGGACGATCCAGTTCATCAGTCGGGATCACAAACAACCATTCTTTGTGATGGCATCCCAGTTCTACGTTCATACACCTGTGAGGACTCAATGCAAGTGGCTTCTCGAGAAGTATGAAGCACTTGTGCCAGCGGATTCACCGAACCGCAGGAACCGAGTTGCCTACGCGGCGTTCGTTGAAGAACTGGACGATCGCGTCGGCCGAATTCTGACCGCTCTGGATACCGCGAATCTTCGTGAAAGAACCCTGGTTGTATTTACCTCAGACAATGGGGGGCATCCGGAGTATACGGCAAACGGACCATTACGTGGGTCAAAATGGAATTTGTACGAAGGCGGTATTCGCGTGCCGATGATCGTCCGATGGCCGGGGCACGTTATGCCTGGCGCGGTCTGTGAGCTCCCTGTTTCAGGCACGGACTTACAAGCAACATTCGCAGAGGTCGGCGGCCGGGAAATTTCTGACGCAGTGATCAGACATACGGACGGTTCGAGCATCGTTGGGGCATTGTCCGGGGGTGATGAATGGCTGGATCGAGACCTGATCTGGCACTTTCCCTATTACCATCCGGAGGCAGGCTATGCGGTGGCTCCTGACAGGATTGGCATTGATGATTTTGTGACCAGCAGAACGCATCCCCATTCTGCCATTCGCCGTGGCAACTGGAAGCTGATTTACTTTCACGAAAATGATCGGGTCGAGCTTTACGATCTGAAGTCAGATATTTCAGAACAGAATGATCTGAGTGATGAGAATGAGTTGCTGGCAGATCAGCTCAGGCGACGGCTGTTGTTGGGTTTGAAAAACATGGACGCTCGATTTCCATCGCGTATCGTTCGATAA
- a CDS encoding alpha/beta hydrolase, producing the protein MRNYFYLIVISVGLVVPVGQSRASGQSTEFEIWPGDLPTGSVKYTVQQASELRAKTTDERIAFVDRPTLIAFPAPPENANGCAVIICPGGGYNILAWRKEGTEVAEWLNTIGVTAFVLKYRVPRRIPDNIHWEPMQDIQRAIRLVRSQSAEWSIDPNRIGTLGFSAGGHLTVMSGVQFETKCYEPVDNVDTLSCRPDFICPIYCAYLGKDYDDRKDTELGSLVTVTSQTPPAFMAVTWDDSLRGAQSALLFARLREYGVPAELHAFTRGGHGYGLRPSENAVSHWPDHLQRWMDASGLLKK; encoded by the coding sequence ATGCGAAACTATTTTTACCTGATTGTTATTTCCGTCGGGTTGGTTGTTCCGGTTGGGCAGTCGCGAGCCAGCGGACAGTCGACTGAGTTTGAGATCTGGCCTGGCGATTTACCAACTGGTTCTGTCAAGTACACCGTTCAGCAGGCTTCTGAACTTCGGGCAAAAACAACGGACGAACGGATTGCTTTCGTAGATCGTCCAACATTGATCGCCTTTCCTGCACCTCCGGAGAATGCCAATGGATGCGCGGTGATTATTTGTCCTGGCGGTGGCTACAACATTCTGGCGTGGCGAAAAGAAGGAACGGAAGTGGCCGAATGGCTGAACACAATTGGAGTGACAGCTTTCGTTCTTAAGTATCGCGTGCCTCGCCGCATTCCCGACAACATCCACTGGGAACCGATGCAGGATATCCAGCGCGCGATTCGTCTGGTTCGCAGCCAGTCAGCGGAGTGGTCGATCGATCCCAACCGAATCGGAACACTGGGCTTTTCTGCCGGCGGACATTTGACCGTGATGTCAGGAGTGCAGTTCGAAACGAAGTGTTACGAGCCAGTTGACAATGTCGATACTTTGAGCTGCCGTCCGGATTTTATCTGCCCAATATATTGTGCATACCTGGGCAAAGATTATGACGATCGCAAAGACACAGAACTTGGGTCGCTCGTTACGGTGACCAGCCAGACTCCGCCGGCTTTCATGGCAGTCACCTGGGATGATTCACTTCGAGGTGCTCAGTCGGCATTGCTTTTCGCTCGGCTTCGGGAATACGGCGTTCCGGCAGAACTTCATGCGTTTACAAGAGGAGGACATGGCTACGGACTTCGGCCATCGGAAAACGCGGTGTCACACTGGCCGGATCATCTGCAGCGCTGGATGGACGCCAGCGGATTGCTGAAGAAATAG
- a CDS encoding group 1 truncated hemoglobin, translated as MTDETRTLFERIGGAESVASLVDAFYGRVLSDPELRPFFENSSVDHLRAIQKEFFAAALDGPVMHSDLDLAHIHQGMGITRAHFSRFVHHLIRVLEQAEMIRPGDAMDVIHRISTYVDDVTGRAGSSGD; from the coding sequence ATGACGGATGAAACGAGGACTTTGTTCGAGCGAATCGGCGGTGCGGAATCTGTTGCCAGCCTGGTCGATGCGTTCTACGGTCGAGTGCTGAGTGATCCTGAGCTGAGGCCGTTCTTTGAGAATTCCAGCGTCGATCACCTGCGCGCGATTCAAAAGGAATTCTTTGCTGCAGCTCTTGATGGACCGGTCATGCATTCCGACCTGGATCTTGCACATATCCATCAGGGCATGGGAATTACTCGCGCCCACTTCAGTCGTTTCGTCCATCATTTGATTCGCGTACTGGAGCAGGCAGAAATGATCCGTCCTGGTGATGCGATGGATGTGATTCACCGCATTTCCACCTACGTTGATGACGTCACTGGTCGAGCGGGGTCATCGGGCGATTAA
- a CDS encoding ferredoxin-thioredoxin reductase catalytic domain-containing protein: MARPQPSQSTLDRMNRYVETYRRKTGTSGHPDAEITEGVVLGLSANVEEVGRPLCPCNFYPDKQKELEDHGRRWVCACDEMKQFKYCHCLLFVREDGLPITEYLPEDHEGRQIYGVTADPTPHLGRESANR, translated from the coding sequence ATGGCTCGCCCACAACCCTCACAATCAACACTGGATCGCATGAATCGATACGTCGAAACCTATCGGCGTAAGACAGGGACCAGTGGTCATCCGGATGCCGAAATTACAGAGGGTGTCGTACTGGGATTGTCAGCCAACGTCGAAGAAGTCGGTCGCCCGCTTTGTCCCTGCAATTTCTACCCGGACAAGCAGAAGGAGCTGGAAGATCACGGTCGACGATGGGTCTGTGCGTGTGACGAGATGAAGCAGTTCAAATATTGTCATTGCCTGTTGTTCGTGCGTGAAGACGGACTTCCGATCACGGAATACCTTCCGGAAGATCACGAAGGACGCCAGATCTATGGCGTCACCGCCGACCCCACGCCGCATCTGGGGCGGGAATCGGCGAATCGCTGA
- a CDS encoding FAD-dependent oxidoreductase, producing MKLSLRISVACLTLLAHGLVSTVVAQQIQKSDLFVAGEGGYGRYHIPGIAVTARGTVLAWCEARRNAGSDWDDIDILLRRSTDSGVTWSPAQRIVEVSGDKQKNPFALKLKSTDPTTVTYNNPVLIADRDGTVHMLFCLEYMRCFYQRSVDDGLTWSRPVEITQTFETFRDTYDWKVLATGPNHGIQLTTSHKHAGRLIVPVWLSTGTGGNAHRPSVTATIYSDDGGKTWQAGDVAVPCTEEFINPNETVAIELADGRVLLNVRNESLAHRRILVSSSDGATGWTVPAFHPDLVEPICMGGTVRYRHADKNLLLFSHPENLSRADGKEVAGRSRDRRNLSVLVSSDEGKSWSVARSIEAGWSAYSDINVASDGTILCFYGRGEKSSFSGDRLTMARFDAQWLLGAGDEPVPESEPERMETDICVFGGTSGGVIAAVQAARMGKRVVLVEPGGHLGGMTSGGLSAVDIGDPRSVGGLAREYFTRLVSHYGKQLQWDQPFRSKGGPATGGAYSIEPNVAEQVFIEMASEAGVLVLLHGRLAAVELNKQRIESIGLSRAHAKLSDITLRARVYVDTTYEGDLMAAAGVDYTLTREANATYGEQYNGIHYAEKYRPRSKHLMPGSNGRVKGGQGVWDRDFPLDPYVRRGDLTSGLLPLVSEGAPGSPGEAAPGNMAYCFRLCLSTAEDRKPIEPPAGYDPNQYELVVRFIEACLANGDHMDLRWFSKHDPLPNQKWDFNTATFGGNLPGGPRPEVAHHSAPSVSVPWPQRVDGFGCWEWPEAGYERRADILKEIENYHRGLLHFLATDSRVPETVRKDMQRFGLPADEFPDTDGWPHQLYIREGRRMVSDLVMTEHHTFGRTVAKHSIGLGSYGTDVHEIRRIVKDGVVTREGKVAGGRGGFGPYRIAFEAIIPKASQCENLLVTFALSASHSAFASIRMEPVFMITSQSAATAAALAIDHNIAVQNIDYQKLRQRLLMDRQVLEWSPN from the coding sequence ATGAAGCTCAGCCTTCGGATTTCTGTTGCCTGTTTGACACTTCTGGCACATGGACTGGTAAGCACTGTGGTAGCACAGCAAATCCAGAAGTCAGATCTGTTTGTGGCGGGCGAAGGGGGCTACGGCCGATATCATATCCCCGGTATCGCTGTCACCGCACGGGGAACGGTGCTTGCGTGGTGCGAAGCCCGACGGAACGCTGGTTCCGACTGGGATGACATCGACATCCTGCTGCGCCGTTCAACCGACAGTGGTGTGACCTGGAGCCCCGCTCAAAGGATTGTCGAAGTCAGCGGCGATAAACAAAAAAATCCATTTGCGCTGAAATTGAAAAGCACCGATCCCACAACGGTTACTTACAACAACCCGGTGTTGATCGCGGATCGGGATGGAACTGTCCACATGCTGTTCTGCCTGGAATACATGCGGTGCTTCTACCAGCGCAGCGTCGACGACGGCCTCACGTGGTCACGGCCGGTTGAAATAACCCAGACGTTTGAGACTTTTCGGGATACTTACGACTGGAAGGTTCTTGCCACGGGACCAAACCACGGCATCCAACTGACGACGTCACACAAGCATGCTGGGCGTTTGATCGTCCCCGTCTGGCTTTCCACCGGCACCGGCGGTAACGCCCATCGGCCAAGTGTGACTGCAACCATTTACAGTGATGACGGCGGCAAAACCTGGCAGGCGGGTGATGTAGCCGTGCCGTGCACGGAAGAGTTTATTAACCCGAACGAAACGGTCGCCATTGAACTGGCCGATGGCCGCGTCCTTCTGAATGTTCGCAATGAATCTCTGGCTCACCGACGCATTCTGGTGAGCAGCAGCGACGGAGCTACGGGATGGACTGTCCCGGCGTTTCATCCGGATCTTGTGGAACCGATTTGTATGGGCGGCACAGTTCGGTATCGTCATGCGGACAAGAATCTGTTGCTGTTTTCACATCCCGAAAATCTGTCCCGGGCTGATGGTAAAGAAGTGGCGGGCAGGAGTCGCGACCGTCGCAACCTGAGCGTGCTGGTCAGCAGTGACGAAGGAAAATCCTGGTCGGTGGCTCGCAGCATCGAAGCAGGCTGGAGTGCTTACAGTGATATCAATGTGGCGTCCGACGGTACAATCCTGTGCTTCTATGGCCGAGGTGAAAAGAGCAGTTTCTCGGGCGACCGTCTTACAATGGCTCGATTTGACGCGCAGTGGCTTCTCGGGGCAGGCGATGAGCCGGTGCCTGAATCGGAACCGGAAAGGATGGAAACCGACATCTGCGTGTTTGGCGGAACATCCGGCGGTGTCATAGCTGCAGTTCAGGCAGCGCGCATGGGGAAACGCGTCGTTCTTGTCGAACCCGGAGGCCATCTGGGGGGCATGACATCCGGCGGACTCAGCGCTGTGGATATTGGCGACCCGCGCAGCGTTGGTGGTCTGGCTCGGGAGTACTTCACACGACTTGTTTCGCATTATGGCAAGCAATTGCAATGGGACCAGCCATTCCGTAGTAAGGGTGGTCCCGCGACCGGTGGCGCGTATTCCATCGAACCCAACGTCGCAGAACAGGTTTTCATTGAAATGGCTTCCGAAGCGGGCGTGCTGGTTTTGCTGCACGGCCGTTTGGCTGCCGTTGAGCTCAACAAACAACGTATCGAAAGTATCGGTCTCTCGAGAGCTCATGCCAAACTGTCGGACATTACTTTGCGTGCAAGAGTCTACGTGGACACAACATACGAAGGCGACCTGATGGCAGCTGCCGGCGTCGACTACACTCTGACGCGCGAAGCCAATGCTACTTACGGTGAGCAATACAACGGCATCCACTACGCAGAAAAATACCGGCCTCGTTCGAAGCATCTGATGCCAGGTTCCAATGGCCGCGTTAAAGGTGGTCAGGGAGTCTGGGACCGCGATTTTCCTCTCGATCCGTATGTCCGTCGGGGAGATCTGACCAGTGGACTGCTGCCGCTGGTCAGCGAAGGAGCCCCGGGATCGCCAGGTGAAGCGGCTCCCGGCAACATGGCGTACTGTTTCCGGCTGTGTCTGAGTACCGCGGAAGATCGTAAACCCATCGAACCGCCGGCCGGTTACGATCCGAATCAATACGAACTTGTTGTTCGGTTTATTGAAGCGTGTCTGGCGAACGGCGACCATATGGATCTGCGATGGTTCAGCAAACATGATCCGCTTCCGAATCAGAAATGGGACTTCAACACGGCAACATTTGGCGGCAACCTGCCTGGTGGTCCGAGGCCAGAGGTTGCCCACCATTCAGCACCATCGGTTTCCGTCCCCTGGCCGCAGCGTGTCGATGGATTTGGCTGTTGGGAATGGCCAGAAGCTGGCTACGAGCGACGAGCAGACATCCTGAAAGAAATTGAAAACTACCATCGTGGCTTATTGCACTTCCTTGCCACCGATTCACGGGTTCCCGAAACCGTACGCAAAGATATGCAGCGATTCGGACTTCCAGCCGATGAGTTCCCCGATACTGACGGCTGGCCTCACCAGTTGTATATTCGTGAAGGTCGTCGCATGGTCAGCGATCTGGTCATGACCGAACATCACACATTCGGCCGCACAGTTGCCAAACACAGTATTGGACTGGGTTCGTACGGTACCGACGTGCATGAAATTCGTCGGATTGTGAAAGACGGTGTCGTCACCAGAGAAGGCAAGGTGGCAGGCGGTCGAGGCGGTTTCGGCCCCTATCGAATTGCTTTTGAAGCCATCATTCCCAAAGCTTCACAATGTGAGAACCTTCTTGTCACATTTGCGCTCAGTGCAAGCCATTCGGCATTTGCCAGCATTCGGATGGAACCTGTTTTCATGATTACCAGTCAGTCTGCAGCAACGGCCGCTGCGCTGGCTATAGACCACAACATCGCCGTTCAGAACATCGACTATCAAAAGCTCCGCCAGCGACTTTTGATGGATCGGCAGGTCCTGGAATGGTCACCGAATTAG
- a CDS encoding NYN domain-containing protein: protein MRRVFLLIDGYNLMHAAGFARYRYGPGDLQRCRQRFLTELTSRLQQEALPDSLVIFDAFESPDDTDRTMVVNGLTVNFAEPGGDADSEIEEIIRTHSAPRQVLVVSSDHRLHQAARRRRCRCVDSAVFWRQIDPDNSQNAPMRRKPPDSRPMPVTSEVNEHDSMEWPEVFDFDEADLSIEGLLRSPRETQQRPPSSTIDNGPGDDHIPLSERISQADEIEQQFLSLDIDAIQREVLREEEQRWRQEKR from the coding sequence ATGAGACGTGTCTTTCTCCTGATCGATGGCTACAACCTCATGCACGCCGCTGGTTTTGCAAGGTACCGGTACGGGCCCGGGGACCTTCAGCGGTGCCGCCAGCGATTTCTTACGGAACTCACATCGCGACTGCAACAGGAAGCATTGCCGGATTCGCTGGTCATATTCGATGCGTTCGAATCTCCTGACGACACAGACCGAACAATGGTTGTTAATGGCCTGACGGTGAACTTCGCCGAGCCCGGCGGAGATGCCGATTCGGAAATTGAAGAGATCATCAGGACGCATAGCGCACCCAGGCAGGTGCTGGTTGTTTCCAGTGATCATCGATTGCACCAAGCAGCAAGACGCAGGAGGTGCCGATGTGTGGATAGCGCGGTGTTCTGGCGGCAAATTGATCCGGACAACAGTCAGAATGCACCGATGCGAAGAAAACCACCAGACTCCCGCCCGATGCCGGTCACGTCGGAAGTCAACGAGCATGATTCCATGGAATGGCCGGAGGTATTTGATTTCGATGAAGCGGACTTATCCATTGAAGGCCTGCTGCGCAGCCCGCGAGAGACTCAGCAACGTCCTCCATCATCGACGATCGACAATGGCCCAGGAGATGACCATATTCCTCTTTCAGAAAGAATCTCACAGGCTGATGAAATTGAACAGCAGTTCCTTTCGCTGGATATCGACGCGATTCAGCGGGAAGTTCTGCGGGAAGAAGAACAACGCTGGCGGCAGGAAAAACGATAA
- a CDS encoding glycosyltransferase family 39 protein, with protein MQRSTPYFMAILIVAFGLRLLAAFAVEHHVQKAGRAFLIEGDANGYWELAQKIAAGQDYCIHQPPRYVLRTPGFPLLLAASIKLFGPSILSARIVLAGIGAGCCWLTWYLARLLFTEKNSAAESIGLMAAAIMAIAPLQVGNSVLILSETLFAFGLLTCLILLAKLLMFPSQILRWAGLLGISTGLTVLIRPGWILWPIVSSGLVLLLSTAAYRWRMAAIAVILSGCFLVLFPWAWRNHDVTGHWVFTSLWSGPSLYDGMHANATGASDMRFVDEENVYATMSEYDANEHYKSRAVAFALANKMRAVELGFVKAGRYLSLALNASGFADSPASLVSVVFYLVFFAAVILGVYRWTGSPAGIAVLAAPFLLFLLVHMAFVGSIRYRLPVEFPLSIFAANALQGWDWRGWFRKNSPRT; from the coding sequence GTGCAACGCAGCACTCCGTATTTCATGGCAATCCTGATCGTCGCTTTCGGGTTGCGTCTTCTGGCAGCGTTTGCAGTTGAGCATCATGTACAGAAGGCAGGTCGAGCCTTCCTGATCGAAGGCGATGCCAACGGCTATTGGGAACTTGCACAAAAAATTGCCGCCGGACAGGACTACTGCATCCATCAACCGCCACGCTATGTTCTGCGGACCCCGGGCTTTCCCCTGCTGCTGGCAGCATCGATTAAGCTCTTCGGACCGTCAATTCTGAGTGCGCGCATAGTGCTTGCTGGGATCGGGGCTGGCTGCTGCTGGCTCACCTGGTATCTCGCTCGCCTGCTGTTCACTGAAAAAAACAGCGCAGCCGAATCGATCGGATTGATGGCCGCAGCCATCATGGCGATCGCTCCACTGCAAGTCGGGAACAGTGTCCTGATTCTGTCCGAAACATTGTTCGCTTTCGGGCTTCTCACGTGTCTGATCCTGCTTGCGAAACTGTTGATGTTCCCCAGCCAGATTCTGCGATGGGCCGGGTTACTGGGCATCTCGACGGGGTTGACGGTACTGATTCGCCCTGGCTGGATTCTTTGGCCAATCGTCAGCTCTGGCCTGGTTCTTCTGCTGTCGACTGCAGCGTACCGATGGAGAATGGCGGCCATCGCGGTAATTCTGTCGGGCTGTTTTCTGGTCCTGTTCCCCTGGGCCTGGCGGAATCATGACGTCACCGGGCACTGGGTTTTTACCTCACTCTGGTCCGGCCCCAGCCTTTACGACGGGATGCATGCCAATGCGACCGGCGCCAGCGATATGCGTTTTGTGGACGAGGAAAATGTCTACGCGACAATGAGTGAATACGATGCAAATGAACACTATAAGTCGCGTGCAGTCGCGTTTGCTCTCGCGAATAAAATGCGAGCGGTTGAGCTGGGGTTCGTCAAGGCTGGCCGATACCTGAGTCTTGCCCTAAATGCCTCAGGCTTTGCAGATAGCCCAGCATCGCTGGTTTCGGTTGTTTTCTACCTCGTTTTTTTTGCCGCTGTGATACTGGGGGTTTACCGCTGGACCGGTTCACCTGCAGGAATTGCTGTCCTGGCCGCGCCCTTCCTGCTGTTTCTGCTGGTTCATATGGCCTTTGTCGGGTCAATCCGGTATCGTTTACCTGTTGAATTTCCGCTTTCCATCTTTGCGGCAAACGCGTTGCAGGGGTGGGACTGGCGTGGTTGGTTCAGGAAGAACTCACCCCGCACCTGA